The Drosophila bipectinata strain 14024-0381.07 chromosome 2L, DbipHiC1v2, whole genome shotgun sequence genome has a segment encoding these proteins:
- the snRNP-U1-70K gene encoding U1 small nuclear ribonucleoprotein 70 kDa: protein MTQYLPPNLLALFAARDPIPFMPPVDKLPHEKKSRGYLGVANFMTDFEDPKDTPLPKTVETRQERLERRRKEKAEQVAYKLEREIALWDPTEIKNATEDPFRTLFIARINYDTSESKLRREFEFYGPIKKIVLIHDQESGKPKGYAFIEYEHERDMHAAYKHADGKKIDSKRVLVDVERARTVKGWLPRRLGGGLGGTRRGGNDVNIKHSGREDNERERERYRLEREREDREGANRGNGLEPRGGRGAFPERRRSRSRDRRDRERDRGRGAVAAGRSRSRSRERRKRRAGSRDRGYEEFDRRDRRDRERERDRDRDRDREREKKKKRSKSRERESSRERRERKRERRDRERGPGAGGDIKERKPEFREMDIIKIKEEPIDDGYPTYDYQNAAIKREVDDENEEKYRPPPAHHNMFSVPPPPILGRGAATGANQNPNPDNGQQNTGDQSWWRQ from the coding sequence ATGACTCAATATCTGCCGCCAAACTTGCTGGCGCTTTTCGCGGCGCGGGATCCCATCCCGTTTATGCCGCCGGTGGACAAGCTGCCGCATGAAAAAAAGTCTCGCGGCTACCTGGGAGTAGCCAACTTTATGACCGATTTCGAGGACCCTAAGGACACGCCGCTGCCTAAAACTGTGGAAACACGCCAGGAGCGACTGGAAAGAAGGCGGAAAGAGAAGGCCGAACAGGTGGCGTATAAGTTGGAGCGCGAGATTGCTTTATGGGACCCCACCGAGATAAAGAACGCGACTGAGGACCCCTTCCGTACGTTGTTTATCGCGCGAATCAACTACGACACGTCGGAGTCAAAGCTGCGACGTGAGTTCGAGTTTTACGGTCCCATTAAGAAGATAGTCCTGATCCACGACCAGGAATCAGGTAAGCCCAAGGGCTATGCCTTCATCGAATACGAGCACGAACGTGACATGCACGCCGCCTACAAGCACGCCGATGGTAAGAAGATCGATAGCAAGCGCGTCCTGGTTGACGTCGAGCGAGCCCGCACCGTTAAAGGCTGGCTGCCACGACGCCTGGGAGGCGGATTAGGAGGCACGCGTCGCGGAGGCAACGATGTCAACATAAAACACTCTGGTCGCGAGGATAACGAAAGGGAACGAGAGCGTTATCGGCTGGAGCGAGAACGAGAGGATCGTGAGGGCGCCAACAGAGGTAACGGCTTGGAGCCCCGGGGCGGACGTGGCGCTTTCCCCGAGCGGCGTCGTTCCCGCTCCCGAGATCGTCGAGACAGGGAGCGCGACCGCGGACGCGGCGCTGTGGCAGCCGGTAGGTCACGCAGTAGATCCCGCGAACGCAGAAAACGTCGTGCGGGCAGCCGCGACCGCGGCTACGAAGAATTCGATCGAAGGGACAGGCGTGACAGGGAACGGGAGCGAGATCGCGATCGGGATCGTGATCGCGAGCGtgagaagaaaaagaagcgcTCCAAGTCGCGGGAACGTGAGTCCTCCAGGGAAAGAAGGGAGCGCAAGCGAGAACGAAGGGATCGCGAGCGTGGCCCAGGAGCCGGCGGAGACATTAAGGAACGAAAGCCCGAGTTTCGTGAAATGGACATCATCAAGATCAAGGAGGAGCCAATCGACGATGGTTATCCCACTTACGATTACCAGAATGCGGCCATTAAGCGAGAGGTCGACGACGAAAACGAGGAGAAGTACAGGCCACCGCCTGCACACCACAACATGTTTAGTGTGCCACCGCCACCCATTTTGGGTCGTGGTGCTGCTACTGGTGCCAATCAAAATCCGAATCCCGACAACGGTCAGCAAAACACCGGTGACCAGAGCTGGTGGCGTCAATAG
- the cup gene encoding LOW QUALITY PROTEIN: protein cup (The sequence of the model RefSeq protein was modified relative to this genomic sequence to represent the inferred CDS: deleted 3 bases in 3 codons), whose translation MQMAEADQENGAGAPKIATNPAPSHQLLSMPKDELEEVLTPKGEEGKCAYPPPPPPPTPVQAPPPPAAKTSVPVQLPLEDDEDEANSEKWEDPCAPPPPPPLPGNGYLSTGLGYLKLPAVKLKDALEKAISKLEANRKLIKASHEVSRSNRKKEIVKKESIEMLARFPESNGMGDAAPLVISTSMDLIEHPSTKKPAVIVQLQRRLKIMGLLDKQNRILGAISREAIPLYAAEDEGLALQVLSARASTPYTQPTSMLSCTAVSCDLEHDSPKKQQAKAVVVPEPRLAQQKRTTGTPSHKPGNLRGPKTTRNASVGSDKPKTLYTRSNLLDIRNGMFSALMHRSKESFVMPRIATCDDIELEARLRRMNLWRTSDGTRFRPRTNTNNSNANGNECMPAFYKNKNKPQLISDESIIQSQPPQLQTEFQDPAIVNQRRIGSGRFNHSKWGYNDYSTMSGHHNGKAHHDDANSKHQSSTNMTVHQFFDSGDISSNRHMNARPNTPIMGMSNNRSENDTLGSNESSEDLSRANENYVKRVMSGFLVVSKPKSRENEEKHHRRYRNQSEEPEWFSCGPTSRLDTIELCGFDEEEEKMLKEGHKAQPAGKIEREGQKHKMEPNKYKWTHSDSVSGNKFIPKHDTNNNQNVENMNKVLASEQQPPLKEDKRSGSFRPYQADKFNQNQNAYENSNHANQPQPPPNNSKFMSFFDRERNTSSSSLNEFFKQAMNQGHATNPEQPKSLGNMNQMPSVEQLEAKWRRNSVSSAGESAMKQSDNFQKLIGSLSAAKPQVQTQPPAVAGNDAISNFIIQQQQYQQQQQKQHMIIQQQQQQTAFLAGLQLKAILGRADTQMLLLRLTKGEISKHGLLVQLANPRLSNMDREAITAVLQFTNTQQQQQQHQQQLDMLSSTVIASQLQNLHNLAIVQQTLATRQQQQQQLQQMPPQQLSQEDLQAHANVIMRNAVMKRKLEEQTSKLINASAKNTQQPPQQSRGQQRHGRPDASSNALLQALISGANNNNQAVGHLMTGQHTNHRRVANDGNLRFTENQNYQATDASQPHFATQFKPHYQQQVVQQPQQVLSQHSHIRRQDSNSQMQAQQPTIAMMPSGRDEFH comes from the exons ATGCAAATGGCTGAAGCTGATCAAGAAAATGGCGCTGGCGCCCCGAAAATTGCCACCAACCCGGCACCCAGCCATCAGCTACTTTCCATGCCCAAGGATGAGCTGGAAGAGGTGCTGACCCCCAAGGGCGAGGAAGGAAAGTGTGCGTacccgccaccaccaccgcccccGACTCCTGTACAGGCTCCTCCGCCACCGGCTGCCAAAACTTCTGTTCCGGTTCAGTTACCGTTGGAGGATGACGAGGACGAGGCTAAC TCAGAGAAGTGGGAGGATCCATGCGCCCCACCCCCGCCGCCACCGCTG CCTGGTAATGGTTATCTGTCTACTGGCCTGGGCTATCTAAAGCTGCCGGCTGTCAAGCTAAAGGATGCTCTCGAAAAGGCCATCAGCAAGCTGGAGGCCAATAGGAAGCTT ATAAAGGCAAGTCACGAAGTAAGTAGA TCCAATCGCAAGAAGGAGATCGTTAAAAAGGAATCCATCGAAATGCTAGCTAGATTTCCAGAATCGAACGGAATGGGCGATGCTGCTCCTTTGGTGATCTCCACTTCGATGGACCTCATTGAGCACCCCTCGACCAAGAAACCGGCTGTGATAGTGCAGCTTCAGAGGCGGTTGAAAATCATGGGCTTGCTGGACAAACAAAATCGGATTTTAGGAGCCATTTCGCGCGAGGCAATACCGCTGTACGCAGCCGAGGATGAGGGTCTTGCCTTGCAGGTACTCTCCGCTCGGGCATCCACCCCTTACACTCAACCCACCAGCATGTTGTCCTGCACGGCCGTCAGCTGCGACCTGGAGCACGATTCGCCAAAGAAGCAGCAAGCCAAAGCTGTTGTAGTTCCCGAACCACGTCTAGCACAACAGAAACGTACAACTGGCACGCCTAGCCACAAGCCAGGAAACCTTCGAGGCCCTAAGACGACTCGCAATGCTTCCGTTGGCAGTGACAAGCCCAAAACGCTTTACACCCGCTCCAACCTGTTGGACATTCGCAACGGCATGTTCAGCGCGCTAATGCACCGATCCAAGGAGAGCTTTGTGATGCCACGCATTGCCACCTGCGACGACATTGAGTTGGAGGCGCGTCTCCGTCGCATGAACCTATGGCGCACTTCAGATGGCACACGTTTCCGGCCTCGGACCAACACGAATAACTCCAATGCCAACGGAAATGAGTGTATGCCAGCCTTctacaagaacaagaacaagccGCAGCTAATAAGTGACGAGTCTATTATCCAGAGTCAGCCACCGCAGCTTCAAACTGAATTCCAG GATCCCGCTATTGTCAATCAAAGACGAATTGGAAGCGGTCGTTTTAATCACTCCAAGTGGGGCTATAACGACTATAGTACAATGTCAGGGCACCACAACGGAAAGGCTCATCATGATGATGCCAATTCAAAGCACCAAAGCAGCACCAACATGACAGTTCATCAGTTTTTCGACAGTGGCGATATTAGCAGCAACCGCCACATGAATGCACGGCCAAACACCCCGATCATGGGCATGTCGAACAACCGCTCCGAGAACGATACCCTGGGCTCGAACGAGTCCAGCGAAGATCTGAGTCGTGCCAACGAGAACTATGTGAAGCGCGTCATGTCCGGATTTCTGGTTGTATCGAAGCCCAAGTCCCGTGAAAACGAGGAAAAACATCACAGGCGCTATCGGAATCAGAGCGAGGAGCCAGAATGGTTCAGCTGTGGTCCAACCTCCAGGCTGGACACTATTGAGTTGTGCGGTttcgacgaggaggaggaaaaGATGCTCAAAGAGGGTCACAAAGCTCAGCCGGCTGGAAAGATCGAAAGGGAAGGTCAAAAGCATAAG ATGGAACCCAACAAGTACAAGTGGACGCACTCGGATTCGGTATCTGGTAACAAGTTCATCCCCAAACACGATACCAACAACAACCAGAATGTGGAGAACATGAACAAGGTGCTGGCCAGCGagcagcagcctccactgaaAGAAGACAAACGCTCGGGCTCATTCCGCCCGTATCAAGCTgataaatttaatcaaaatcaaaatgcgTATGAGAACAGCAATCATGCCAATCAGCCACAGCCGCCGCCAAACAATTCCAAATTCATGTCATTTTTCGACCGTGAAAGGAACACTTCGTCGTCGTCGCTTAATGAATTCTTCAAGCAGGCTATGAATCAGGGTCATGCCACCAATCCCGAGCAGCCCAAGTCGCTGGGCAACATGAATCAGATGCCGTCAGTGGAACAACTTGAGGCCAAGTGGCGGCGCAACTCCGTGTCTTCTGCGGGAGAATCTGCCATGAAACAGTCCGATAATTTCCAGAAACTTATTGGATCCCTTAGTGCGGCCAAGCCACAGGTTCAGACCCAACCACCGGCTGTTGCCGGCAATGATGCCATTTCCAACTTCATCattcagcagcagcagtatcagcagcaacaacaaaagcaacataTGATAatccagcaacagcaacaacagacCGCCTTCTTGGCTGGTTTGCAATTAAAGGCGATTTTAGGAAGGGCCGATACTCAAATGCTTTTACTACGTCTGACCAAAG GAGAAATATCTAAGCACGGACTATTGGTGCAGTTGGCCAATCCTCGCCTCTCCAATATGGATCGCGAGGCCATCACAGCCGTGCTGCAGTTCACCAacacccagcagcagcagcaacagcaccagcagcagttgGACATGCTATCGAGCACTGTGATTGCCAGCCAGCTACAAAATCTCCACAATCTGGCCATAGTGCAGCAGACCCTGGCCActaggcagcagcagcagcagcaattgCAACAGATGCCGCCGCAGCAACTGTCGCAGGAGGATCTGCAGGCGCATGCCAATGTTATTATGCGAAATGCTGTGATGAAGCGCAAGCTGGAGGAACAGACCTCCAAACTGATCAATGCCAGTGCTAAGAACACTCAACAGCCGCCGCAGCAGTCGCGTGGACAGCAGCGTCATGGTCGACCGGATGCCTCCTCGAATGCGCTGTTGCAAGCACTGATCTCTGGcgctaacaacaacaaccaggcTGTGGGCCATCTCATGACAGGGCAGCACACCAACCACCGACGCGTCGCCAATGATGGAAACTTGCGTTTCACCGAAAATCAAAACTACCAAGCCACTGATGCCAGTCAACCTCACTTTGCCACGCAGTTCAAGCCGCATTATCAGCAACAAGTCGTCCAGCAGCCACAACAAGTACTATCGCAGCATTCGCACATTCGCCGCCAGGATAGCAACTCCCAGATGCAGGCTCAACAACCAACCATTGCGATGATGCCCAGCGGTCGAG
- the Sumo gene encoding small ubiquitin-related modifier 3 translates to MSDEKKGGETEHINLKVLGQDNAVVQFKIKKHTPLRKLMNAYCDRAGLSMQVVRFRFDGQPINENDTPTSLEMEEGDTIEVYQQQTGGAVY, encoded by the coding sequence atgtCTGACGAAAAGAAAGGAGGCGAGACTGAGCACATCAATCTGAAAGTTCTGGGACAGGACAATGCTGTTGTCCAGTTTAAGATCAAGAAGCACACACCCTTGCGAAAGCTTATGAATGCCTACTGCGACCGGGCCGGTCTCTCCATGCAGGTGGTGCGCTTCCGCTTCGACGGCCAGCCCATTAACGAGAACGATACTCCGACCTCGCTGGAGATGGAGGAGGGCGACACCATTGAAGTATACCAACAGCAGACCGGTGGAGCTGTCTATTAA
- the Galt gene encoding LOW QUALITY PROTEIN: probable galactose-1-phosphate uridylyltransferase (The sequence of the model RefSeq protein was modified relative to this genomic sequence to represent the inferred CDS: deleted 2 bases in 1 codon), which translates to MQFVASEHQHRRLNPLNGQWVLVCPHRTQRPWSGQQEKPQKNEVPEFDPSNPLCPGVTRPNGIETPAYESTYVFDNDFPALVESVPVPPNGDDPLFQISPARGNCRVMCFHPKSNLTLPTMSAAEIEVVIDEWIRQFNELSATYAWVQIFENKGASMGCSNPHPHCQIWSCSFLPTEPQIKQERLRAYYTPTERPLLADYVERELQRRERIVIENPDWLVVVPFWATWPFETMLISRNNNKRINDLTLEQRQNLALTIKELTTKYDNLFQCSFPYSMGWHGAPTGPEHAHASSAHSTLHAVYYPPLLRSATVRKFMVGFELLAMAQRDLTPEQAAQRLREVDGTRHYSEK; encoded by the exons ATGCAGTTTGTGGCCAGTG AACACCAACACCGCCGCCTTAATCCTTTGAATGGCCAGTGGGTCCTGGTATGCCCACACCGTACCCAACGCCCGTGGTCGGGCCAGCAGGAGAAACCGCAGAAGAACGAGGTCCCCGAATTCGATCCCAGCAATCCCCTCTGCCCCGGAGTGACACGCCCCAATGGAATT GAAACACCCGCCTATGAAAGCACCTATGTTTTCGACAACGACTTTCCGGCCTTGGTGGAGTCAGTGCCCGTCCCGCCCAACGGTGACGACCCTTTGTTCCAGATCTCTCCGGCTCGGGGCAACTGCCGTGTGATGTGCTTTCATCCCAAATCGAATCTCACCTTGCCCACGATGAGTGCAGCGGAAATTGAGGTTGTTATCGACGA ATGGATCAGGCAGTTTAACGAGCTTAGTGCCACTTATGCCTGGGTTCAGATCTTTGAAAACAAGGGAGCTTCTATGGGCTGCTCCAACCCGCATCCCCACTGCCAAATCTGGTCCTGCTCGTTCCTGCCCACCGAACCGCAGATCAAGCAGGAGCGTCTGCGCGCCTACTACACC CCAACTGAGCGACCTCTGCTGGCCGACTACGTGGAACGAGAACTGCAGCGGCGGGAGCGGATTGTGATTGAGAATCCAGATtggctggtggtggtgcccTTCTGGGCAACCTGGCCCTTCGAGACGATGCTCATATCGCGGAACAACAACAAGCGCATCAACGATCTAACTTTGGAGCAACGCCAAAATCTTGCCCTGACCATTAAGGAGCTGACTACCAAGTACGACAATCTGTTCCAGTGCTCCTTCCCGTACTCGATGGGCTGGCACGGTGCGCCCACCGGTCCAGAGCACGCCCACGCCTCCAGTGCCCACTCGACCCTGCACGCAGTCTACTATCCCCCACTGCTTCGCTCAGCCACAGTGCGCAAGTTCATGGTGGGCTTCGAGCTCCTGGCCATGGCGCAACGGGACCTGACACCCGAGCAGGCGGCTCAGCGGTTGCGGGAAGTGGATGGAACAAGGCACTATTCTGAGAAGTAG